CCGGCGCCCTGGAGCCAGCTTTCGGTGCTGCCGTTGACGTAGCTCGCCAGGAAATCGCGGCACTTGCGGCCGCCCTCGGCGGCATAGGACTGCGCGATCGGCGTCACCGAGCCGCGCGCCCCGGTCTCCGGGTTCTCCCAGTGCTGGCTCGAATCCTTGTCGCCCTTGCTGAGGACATCGGAGGCGGCGTTGCGCGCGAAAGCGAGATCGGTCTCGGTCGGCGGGGCATCCTTCCGCGCGATCGAACCGGTGAGGTCGCTATCGTCGGCCTTGGCATAGGCA
This is a stretch of genomic DNA from Bradyrhizobium sp. CB2312. It encodes these proteins:
- a CDS encoding RT0821/Lpp0805 family surface protein, which produces MTIILIGLGAGGCSFSRNDKTAYAKADDSDLTGSIARKDAPPTETDLAFARNAASDVLSKGDKDSSQHWENPETGARGSVTPIAQSYAAEGGRKCRDFLASYVNGSTESWLQGAGCQSSHGRWEIHTLKPWRS